The Acropora palmata chromosome 10, jaAcrPala1.3, whole genome shotgun sequence genome contains a region encoding:
- the LOC141894906 gene encoding uncharacterized protein LOC141894906, producing MISLFISLKHVLSVGFLLSSGSCLQESLVKVTEHSRRNGNIIQRKQTTSELTCALLCSRKDGCLSFNYKAKEQCELLSDTAAQFVDGLSNRAGWIYGEIVTSVQWNKNGPPLQITFTTLGASGRTGPQKTTGYQGTPLEGKVTLDKGTQIWIVPTTGRYSITAWGASGGNGKNKGKVEFTEGGKGAKIRGVFKLDAGEKLKILVGQQGMSRPQPVQQPIPGGGGGGTFVIKGHDTPLVIAGGGGGGAAFESGNTSLKGDNGQKTENGTRHGGYSGRGGRRSVSSLQASGGGGYSGNGENSFTSTGGSSFLNGGAGGESKAGISDGGFGGGGAGTGFPGGGGGYSGGGVEKLSNGMKVAGGGGSYNRGAEQENSEGVRNGDGEVMVKMIN from the exons ATGATTTCACTTTTCATATCTTTGAAACACGTCTTATCTGTTGGCTTCTTGCTAAGCTCTGGATCTTGTTTACAAGAATCCCTAGTAAAGGTCACAGAACATTCACGTCGAAATGGGAACATtatacaaagaaaacaaactaccAGTGAGTTGACATGCGCGCTCCTTTGTTCACGTAAAGATGGCTGCTTGTCATTTAACTACAAAGCAAAGGAACAGTGTGAACTGTTGAGCGACACCGCTGCACAATTTGTTGATGGTCTCTCAAACAGAGCAGGGTGGATCTATGGGGAGATTGTTACTTCTGTTCAATGGAATAAGAACG GCCCACCCCTGCAAATAACGTTTACTACTCTCGGTGCCAGCGGCCGGACAGGCCCCCAGAAAACAACAGGATACCAAGGAACACCTCTGGAGGGCAAAGTTACACTGGATAAGGGGACCCAAATATGGATCGTACCGACAACAGGGAGGTACAGCATAACAGCCTGGGGCGCATCAGGTGGGaatggcaaaaacaaaggaaaggtaGAGTTCACGGAAGGTGGAAAAGGTGCGAAGATCAGAGGGGTTTTCAAATTAGACGCCGGAGAAAAGTTGAAGATCCTGGTAGGACAACAAGGGATGTCGAGACCTCAACCTGTGCAGCAACCTATTCCTGGTGGTGGGGGTGGCGGGACGTTTGTTATCAAGGGGCATGACACACCATTGGTTATCGctgggggagggggtggaGGAGCTGCATTCGAGTCTGGAAACACTTCCCTAAAAGGGGACAACGGGCAAAAGACAGAGAATGGAACGCGGCATGGCGGTTACAGTGGCCGTGGGGGAAGGCGATCagtcagctctttgcaagcctCCGGGGGAGGCGGATACAGCGGTAATGGGGAGAACTCGTTTACTAGCACTGGGGGAAGTAGCTTTCTGAACGGTGGTGCTGGGGGAGAAAGCAAAGCCGGAATCTCTGACGGAGGGTTTGGTGGCGGTGGGGCAGGCACTGGTTTTCCTGGGGGAGGAGGGGGTTATTCTGGTGGGGGAGTAGAAAAACTAAGCAATGGAATGAAGGTAGCAGGTGGTGGAGGATCGTATAACCGCGGAGCGGAACAAGAGAACTCTGAAGGAGTACGAAATGGAGATGGCGAGGTGATGGTGAAGATGATTAACTAA